One window from the genome of Pyxicephalus adspersus chromosome 6, UCB_Pads_2.0, whole genome shotgun sequence encodes:
- the LOC140333317 gene encoding nuclear factor 7, brain-like isoform X1: protein MESVNGVQPDVPQHDNENSKHKDPIGITGRTNKDHSVSLPMESPVVSLNEVKQCLLHMQIVSCELLSDMESKMSAVRQNSTLQLLNLQRLYENCHHLLKQEEEMWLTNSRRVENEVELELEENLLNLVQIMESLKETKTKDQVGMLGVWLRALSLSLKKRLDGCGPPVHLRQSKEMVHIVKPVPENILFDPESAHPNLRLSPDLKQVRFEPCLEIKELKKNCFEPGLYILGKPGFKSGRHYWEVDVGSKSSWIIGVVQESVQRKGAWELNSANGYWVLRKQDDNVFYGIGESFVTLKLEKLPMRIGICLDLFKNHLSFFDADTTSLIFQISVNAGQMLFPFFCPGVPVREEDWCPITLCS from the exons ATGGAGTCTGTGAATGGTGTTCAGCCTGATGTTCCACAGCACGATAATGAG AACAGCAAACACAAAGACCCAATTGGCATAACTGGTAGAACAAATAAAGATCACAGTGTGTCTTTACCAATGGAATCACCAGTTGTTTCCCTTAATGAAGTCAAACAGTGCCTTTTACACATGCAAATTGTCTCCTGTGAGCTGCTTAGTGATATGGAGAGTAAGATGAGTGCAGTAAGACAGAATTCCACCTTACAACTTCTGAATCTTCAAAGACTTTATGAGAATTGTCATCACTTACTGAAACAAGAGGAAGAGATGTGGTTGACCAACAGTAGGAGAGTGGAAAATGAAGTGGAACTTGAACTGGAGGAGAATCTACTAAACTTGGTGCAAATTATGGAGTCACTAAAAGAGACAAAGACAAAGGACCAAGTTGGCATGCTTGGTGTTTGGTTGAGGGCATTGTCACTGTCACTTAAGAAGAGACTAGATGGCTGTGGGCCCCCTGTGCATCTTCGTCAATCCAAAGAAATGGTACATATAGTTAAACCAGTACCAGAAAACATATTGTTTGACCCAGAAAGTGCTCATCCAAACCTCAGACTATCTCCAGACCTCAAACAAGTGAGATTTGAACCTTGTCTTGAGATAAAGGAGCTGAAAAAGAACTGTTTTGAGCCAGGGTTGTATATCTTGGGAAAGCCTGGATTTAAATCAGGCCGCCATTATTGGGAAGTGGATGTGGGCAGTAAGAGCAGTTGGATCATTGGTGTTGTGCAGGAGTCAGTACAACGCAAAGGAGCATGGGAGCTAAATTCAGCAAATGGTTATTGGGTTTTGCGTAAGCAAGATGACAATGTATTTTATGGGATTGGAGAATCTTTTGTGACCCTGAAACTTGAAAAATTGCCTATGAGGATTGGCATTTGTTTAGACTTATTTAAAAATCACCTGTCTTTTTTTGATGCTGACACTACATCACTTATTTTTCAGATCTCTGTGAATGCTGGGCAGATGTTATTTCCGTTTTTTTGCCCAGGTGTGCCAGTAAGAGAAGAAGACTGGTGT